One window of the Esox lucius isolate fEsoLuc1 chromosome 8, fEsoLuc1.pri, whole genome shotgun sequence genome contains the following:
- the alpi.2 gene encoding intestinal-type alkaline phosphatase produces the protein MVGQHTLTTVGLILFLSLDWTLSVIPEREVHPSFWNNKGKQALHSALSLKPNVHRAKNSILFLGDGMGIPTVTAARILKGQMKGGTGEEFVLAMDTFPYLALSKTYNVDQQMPDSAGTATAYLCGVKARYGTLGLSASAIRKNCSSTFGNEVNSVLHRAKMAGKSVGIVSTARVQHASPAASYCHSADRNWYSDSDMTAADIQAGCRDIAYQLVHNTDINVILGGGRKYMFPKTVKDPEYASSAGVRGDNVDLTAVWLSNKKNAKYVWNKAEFDTVDPEKTDYLMGLFEPGDCRYELERDSKKDPSLTEMVEKAIRILSRNPKGYYLFVEGGRIDHGHHASKAKHALTEAVEFDNAIERAAEMTSELDTLSVVTADHSHVFSFGGHSARGNRVTGLSSNKGDDNKTFTTLLYGNGPGYKLVNGSRPNVAETEAGFQFK, from the exons ATGGTTGGTCAACACACCTTAACTACGGTGGGATTAATCTTGTTTCTATCGCTGGACTGGACGTTGTCAGTGATTCCAG AGCGTGAGGTGCACCCAAGCTTCTGGAACAATAAGGGAAAGCAGGCCCTGCACTCGGCCCTGAGTTTGAAGCCCAATGTTCACCGGGCTAAGAATTCTATTCTGTTCCTGGGAGATG GCATGGGGATCCCCACGGTGACAGCAGCACGCATCCTCAAAGGACAGATGAAGGGCGGAACCGGcgaggaatttgttctggccatgGACACCTTCCCGTACCTTGCTCTATCTAAG ACGTACAACGTGGACCAGCAGATGCCCGACAGCGCCGGCACGGCAACAGCCTACCTATGTGGAGTGAAGGCCCGATACGGCACCTTGGGCCTGAGTGCGTCCGCGATCCGCAAGAACTGTAGCAGTACCTTCGGCAACGAGGTCAACTCCGTCCTTCACCGCGCCAAGATGGCAG GGAAGTCGGTTGGAATCGTCTCCACGGCCCGCGTGCAGCACGCCTCACCGGCGGCCAGCTACTGTCATTCTGCCGACCGAAACTGGTACTCCGACTCAGATATGACCGCCGCAGACATCCAGGCAGGGTGCCGTGACATCGCTTATCAGCTGGTCCACAACACTGACATCAAC GTCATTCTCGGTGGAGGACGCAAGTATATGTTTCCTAAAACAGTAAAGGACCCAGAGTACGCATCGTCCGCAGGTGTCCGTGGCGACAATGTTGACCTCACCGCTGTGTGGCTTAGCAACAAAAAG AATGCAAAGTACGTGTGGAACAAAGCTGAGTTTGACACTGTGGATCCTGAAAAAACAGACTACCTCATGG GCCTGTTTGAGCCAGGCGACTGTCGCTATGAGCTGGAACGTGACTCGAAGAAGGACCCCTCTCTTACTGAAATGGTTGAAAAAGCCATCAGGATCCTCAGTAGAAATCCCAAAGGCTACTACCTCTTCGTGGAAG GGGGGAGAATTGATCACGGCCACCATGCCAGTAAAGCCAAACATGCCCTGACGGAAGCGGTGGAGTTTGACAATGCCATCGAGCGGGCGGCAGAGATGACCAGTGAGCTGGACACGCTGTCCGTAGTCACGGCTGACCACTCTCACGTCTTCTCCTTCGGAGGTCACTCCGCCAGAGGGAACCGGGTCACAG GACTGAGCAGTAACAAGGGTGATGATAACAAGACTTTTACCACCTTACTCTACGGAAACGGACCTGGATATAAGCTAGTAAATGGATCACGTCCAAACGTGGCTGAGACAGAAGCAg GTTTTCAATTTAAATAA
- the ankle1 gene encoding ankyrin repeat and LEM domain-containing protein 1 isoform X2, producing the protein MEILKCGPEAERSVQILLSQGANPNLVGSEGVAAVHLAVGKETEKSIRCLKLILQHGADPNVRSSEGLTPLHVAAIWGCYQNLKMLLKNGGNPNLKDLEGNKPGDLAKQQDNRRCAHLLQEYQSQSLEEEEEEDLPQFQYSIYNGQRDTSSSSESEDCSVTSHSISLLSDFSDDPPLSSTRRASFFDLSAISNRNSVPGGSLSAACGYISDHSVRLANEWDMDSDLGPVAPSVLSSTRISVAGPRSTLPVLQEGVPLTDHSRLPQPQRFGLQHPAAGLSSPPRDAVLSCGTRRASRKSVSFREEVDEYLPVFSNDSPEQTPGGQGGPRSEGCGFDFSAYSEFLNSERTANVLHRQGIDVTSPDHVFVFSRDNNMCTEIDMDKTVIGPLPFEEEKREVRENFDEEVKVLERPSCSSGSSSEASKYSSCESDHYITTLEAPLQARRISFSEDKDSKLRNTKINNCIKSQSSMDINNGRDEFNRDSNVVIETPKGSKCSETAIVKDELETLATKLTLSDKMSQIPVASEICCSSSRDSVEDFLKLQTECTPRPGLTPALEEDFDLSLTPSPFVTGRTRSRLSRSSFRTIKTPESLLSSSSLFEQTLPTPMRTHRQNVKSQGSDTVFYDTPCGRSRTPGFSGKRTEGTSGDTFVSNESQETQASTLRDDGDQRACVSASQVDTFMICKEVADSDSQAETLIISKIDRGQGSCLSASQADTLIITPSLAEKFSFTERENYKISTQTFEIAQMEPTYIKDVFKGGEFLTDDLSSSSNSLTNEVAKTCAHVQPGRSFGSREEDPWMTEDAASQPESSSSPSSSQTTSSSSSSSYFSPKRDQLPSTPGMGCTPRYSVSRLSGFHKPQRLANLSYTPGGRPLIPDVEKPVDYLYTDTEQGHELIETHVPPTSNTSLSSSLSTSSSEETVLYDWRSLQVAGGAAANAKENQQPATLAEWPGSKGLTDKELRRRLMDLGESPGPISSRTRPVYMQRLRRLQLESAAQPPPPPQPSDQPHGLAQGHSPELCVALRTFVLPDCQANELSLCQQFDQPDQNRKWREGVIKSSFNYLLLDPRVTRNLPCRSHSMTPSECFQTFISAIFYVGKGKRSRPYSHLYEALDYYKGDKTSKKLCSKVKHILQVWRAGQGVISLHCFQNVIPVEAYTREACMVDAIGLKMLTNQKRGDYYGVVSTWPMKKKRELGVHMLYRAMQIFLAEGERQLRPPDIRVGQ; encoded by the exons ATGGAAATTTTGAAATGTGGCCCTGAAGCAGAAAG ATCTGTGCAGATTCTATTGAGCCAAGGAGCAAATCCAAATCTTGTAGGAAGTGAAGGTGTTGCTGCAGTGCATTTGGCAGTGggcaaagagacagagaaaagtatAAGATGTCTGAAGTTAATTCTACAACATGGGGCGGACCCTAACGTCAG GTCTTCAGAAGGCTTGACCCCCCTGCATGTGGCAGCAATATGGGGTTGCTATCAGAACCTCAAAATGCTTTTGAAGAATGGAGGGAACCctaacctaaaggatctg GAAGGGAACAAACCTGGTGATCTGGCAAAACAACAGGACAACCGCAGATGTGCCCACCTGCTTCAGGAGTACCAGTCGCAGTcactggaggaggaagaggaggaagatcTGCCTCAGTTCCAGTACT CTATTTACAATGGACAAAGAGACACATCAAGTTCCTCCGAATCCGAAGACTGCAGTGTTACCTCGCACAGCATTTCCTTGCTGAGTGACTTTAGCGATGACCCCCCACTGAGTAGCACGCGTCGGGCGTCTTTCTTTGATCTGTCTGCTATTAGCAACAGGAACAGTGTGCCCGGAGGATCCCTTTCTGCTGCGTGCGGTTACATCTCTGACCATAGCGTACGACTCGCCAACGAGTGGGACATGGACTCCGATTTGGGACCTGTGGCGCCATCAGTGTTATCTAGCACCCGTATATCAGTTGCTGGACCTAGATCCACACTGCCTGTACTTCAGGAGGGCGTGCCACTGACCGACCATAGTCGGCTACCTCAGCCTCAGCGGTTTGGCCTACAACACCCCGCAGCTGGACTTTCTTCACCGCCACGGGACGCCGTCCTGTCTTGTGGCACTCGGCGTGCAAGCCGCAAGAGCGTGAGCTTTAGAGAGGAAGTAGACGAGTACTTGCCTGTTTTTAGCAATGACTCTCCCGAGCAGACGCCCGGTGGCCAGGGCGGTCCCCGCTCTGAAGGCTGTGGCTTTGACTTCTCGGCGTACTCCGAGTTCTTGAATTCGGAGCGCACGGCCAACGTTCTGCATCGCCAGGGGATTGACGTGACGTCACCGgatcatgtgtttgttttctccagGGACAATAACATGTGCACCGAGATCGACATGGACAAAACCGTTATCGGACCCTTGCCATTtgaggaagagaaaagagaagtcAGAGAGAACTTTGATGAAGAGGTGAAGGTCCTTGAAAGGCCATCTTGTAGCTCTGGTAGCAGCAGTGAAGCTAGTAAGTACAGCAGCTGTGAAAGCGACCATTACATTACCACCCTTGAGGCTCCTTTGCAAGCCAGACGGATTTCATTCTcagaggacaaggacagcaaaTTAAGAAATACTAAAATCAACAATTGCATTAAGTCACAGAGTTCCATGGACATTAACAATGGTCGTGATGAGTTCAACCGAGATAGTAATGTTGTGATTGAAACTCCCAAAGGCTCAAAATGTTCAGAAACTGCCATTGTGAAGGATGAGCTCGAAACCTTGGCAACTAAACTTACATTGTCAGACAAAATGTCCCAAATCCCAGTTGCATCTGAAATTTGTTGCAGTTCCTCAAGAGATAGTGTAGAAGATTTcctaaaattacagactgaATGCACTCCCAGACCTGGTCTTACTCCAGCATTGGAGGAGGATTTTGATCTGTCCCTGACCCCAAGTCCCTTTGTAACTGGTAGGACACGTTCAAGGCTGAGTCGCTCCTCTTTCAGAACCATCAAGACCCCCGAGAGTCTCCTCTCCAGTTCCTCGCTGTTTGAGCAAACCTTGCCTACACCGATGCGCACACACCGGCAAAACGTAAAGTCGCAAGGCAGTGACACTGTGTTTTATGACACGCCATGTGGTCGTAGTAGAACTCCTGGATTTTCTGGCAAAAGAACTGAGGGTACGTCTGGTGACACATTTGTCAGTAATGAGAGCCAGGAGACTCAAGCTAGCACTCTCAGAGACGATGGAGATCAAAGGGCCTGTGTCAGTGCTAGCCAAGTGGATACCTTCATGATCTGTAAGGAAGTGGCAGACTCTGACAGCCAAGCGGAGACCCTCATCATCTCTAAGATTGACAGAGGTCAAGGGTCATGTTTATCTGCTAGCCAAGCAGACACACTCATTATAACTCCAAGTTTGGCTGAAAAATTCTCATTCACGGAGAGAGAAAATTACAAAATCTCGACACAGACTTTTGAAATTGCTCAAATGGAGCCCACTTATATTAAAGACGTTTTTAAAGGTGGAGAATTTCTAACGGATGATTTGTCCAGTTCCAGCAATTCGTTGACAAATGAGGTAGCGAAAACCTGTGCGCATGTACAGCCAGGTCGCAGCTTTGGATCAAGAGAAGAGGATCCCTGGATGACAGAGGATGCCGCCTCACAGCCAGAATCGTCCTCATCGCCGTCAAGTTCCCAGACTACCTCGTCTTCATCCAGCTCAAGTTATTTCTCTCCGAAGAGAGATCAGCTCCCGTCAACCCCAGGCATGGGATGCACCCCACGCTACAGCGTAAGTCGGCTCTCAGGCTTCCACAAGCCCCAGCGGCTGGCCAACCTCTCCTACACCCCCGGCGGACGCCCTTTGATCCCGGATGTGGAGAAGCCAGTGGATTACCTCTACACGGACACAGAGCAGGGTCACGAATTGATCGAGACTCACGTGCCGCCCACATCGAACACCTCACTGAGCTCTAGCCTGAGCACATCCAGCAGCGAGGAGACGGTGCTGTACGACTGGCGCTCCCTGCAGGTTGCTGGAGGCGCTGCGGCCAATGCGAAGGAGAACCAGCAGCCTGCGACGCTGGCGGAATGGCCAGGGTCCAAAGGGCTGACGGACAAGGAGTTGAGACGCAGGCTTATGGACCTGGGAGAAAGTCCAGGGCCCATTAGTAGTCGCACCCGGCCAGTGTACATGCAGAGGCTGAGACGGTTGCAGCTGGAGTCAGCTGctcaaccaccaccaccaccacagccaTCGGACCAGCCGCATG GTCtggcacaggggcacagtccagagctgtgtgtggcccTGCGGACGTTTGTGCTGCCAGACTGCCAGGCCAATGAGCTCTCACTGTGCCAGCAGTTTGACCAACCAGACCAGAACAGGAAGTGGCGAGAGGGTGTCATCAAGTCCAGCTTCAACTACCTGCTTCTGGATCCCAG AGTAACCAGGAACCTGCCCTGCCGAAGTCATTCAATGACCCCTTCAGAGTGTTTCCAGACGTTCATCAGTGCCATATTCTACGTGGGCAAGGGCAAGCGCTCCCGCCCCTACAGTCACCTCTACGAGGCTCTGGACTACTACAAAGGGGATAAGACCTCTAAG AAACTGTGCTCCAAGGTGAAGCACATCCTCCAGGTGTGGCGCGCCGGGCAGGGGGTCATCTCTTTGCACTGCTTCCAAAATGTTATCCCAGTGGAGGCGTACACACGCGAGGCCTGCATGGTGGATGCCATAG GGTTGAAGATGCTGACCAACCAGAAGCGCGGGGACTACTATGGCGTTGTATCCACCTGGCCAATGAAGAAGAAGCGGGAGCTGGGTGTACACATGCTCTATCGAGCCATGCAGATCTTTTTGGCGGAGGGTGAGAGACAACTCAGGCCTCCTGATATCAGGGTAGGACAGTAG
- the ankle1 gene encoding ankyrin repeat and LEM domain-containing protein 1 isoform X1: MHHRSRTSLASQLCKALNDGDPRSVQILLSQGANPNLVGSEGVAAVHLAVGKETEKSIRCLKLILQHGADPNVRSSEGLTPLHVAAIWGCYQNLKMLLKNGGNPNLKDLEGNKPGDLAKQQDNRRCAHLLQEYQSQSLEEEEEEDLPQFQYSIYNGQRDTSSSSESEDCSVTSHSISLLSDFSDDPPLSSTRRASFFDLSAISNRNSVPGGSLSAACGYISDHSVRLANEWDMDSDLGPVAPSVLSSTRISVAGPRSTLPVLQEGVPLTDHSRLPQPQRFGLQHPAAGLSSPPRDAVLSCGTRRASRKSVSFREEVDEYLPVFSNDSPEQTPGGQGGPRSEGCGFDFSAYSEFLNSERTANVLHRQGIDVTSPDHVFVFSRDNNMCTEIDMDKTVIGPLPFEEEKREVRENFDEEVKVLERPSCSSGSSSEASKYSSCESDHYITTLEAPLQARRISFSEDKDSKLRNTKINNCIKSQSSMDINNGRDEFNRDSNVVIETPKGSKCSETAIVKDELETLATKLTLSDKMSQIPVASEICCSSSRDSVEDFLKLQTECTPRPGLTPALEEDFDLSLTPSPFVTGRTRSRLSRSSFRTIKTPESLLSSSSLFEQTLPTPMRTHRQNVKSQGSDTVFYDTPCGRSRTPGFSGKRTEGTSGDTFVSNESQETQASTLRDDGDQRACVSASQVDTFMICKEVADSDSQAETLIISKIDRGQGSCLSASQADTLIITPSLAEKFSFTERENYKISTQTFEIAQMEPTYIKDVFKGGEFLTDDLSSSSNSLTNEVAKTCAHVQPGRSFGSREEDPWMTEDAASQPESSSSPSSSQTTSSSSSSSYFSPKRDQLPSTPGMGCTPRYSVSRLSGFHKPQRLANLSYTPGGRPLIPDVEKPVDYLYTDTEQGHELIETHVPPTSNTSLSSSLSTSSSEETVLYDWRSLQVAGGAAANAKENQQPATLAEWPGSKGLTDKELRRRLMDLGESPGPISSRTRPVYMQRLRRLQLESAAQPPPPPQPSDQPHGLAQGHSPELCVALRTFVLPDCQANELSLCQQFDQPDQNRKWREGVIKSSFNYLLLDPRVTRNLPCRSHSMTPSECFQTFISAIFYVGKGKRSRPYSHLYEALDYYKGDKTSKKLCSKVKHILQVWRAGQGVISLHCFQNVIPVEAYTREACMVDAIGLKMLTNQKRGDYYGVVSTWPMKKKRELGVHMLYRAMQIFLAEGERQLRPPDIRVGQ, encoded by the exons ATGCATCATCGAAGCAGGACCAGTCTGGCATCACAGCTTTGCAAAGCCTTAAATGATGGAGACCCTAG ATCTGTGCAGATTCTATTGAGCCAAGGAGCAAATCCAAATCTTGTAGGAAGTGAAGGTGTTGCTGCAGTGCATTTGGCAGTGggcaaagagacagagaaaagtatAAGATGTCTGAAGTTAATTCTACAACATGGGGCGGACCCTAACGTCAG GTCTTCAGAAGGCTTGACCCCCCTGCATGTGGCAGCAATATGGGGTTGCTATCAGAACCTCAAAATGCTTTTGAAGAATGGAGGGAACCctaacctaaaggatctg GAAGGGAACAAACCTGGTGATCTGGCAAAACAACAGGACAACCGCAGATGTGCCCACCTGCTTCAGGAGTACCAGTCGCAGTcactggaggaggaagaggaggaagatcTGCCTCAGTTCCAGTACT CTATTTACAATGGACAAAGAGACACATCAAGTTCCTCCGAATCCGAAGACTGCAGTGTTACCTCGCACAGCATTTCCTTGCTGAGTGACTTTAGCGATGACCCCCCACTGAGTAGCACGCGTCGGGCGTCTTTCTTTGATCTGTCTGCTATTAGCAACAGGAACAGTGTGCCCGGAGGATCCCTTTCTGCTGCGTGCGGTTACATCTCTGACCATAGCGTACGACTCGCCAACGAGTGGGACATGGACTCCGATTTGGGACCTGTGGCGCCATCAGTGTTATCTAGCACCCGTATATCAGTTGCTGGACCTAGATCCACACTGCCTGTACTTCAGGAGGGCGTGCCACTGACCGACCATAGTCGGCTACCTCAGCCTCAGCGGTTTGGCCTACAACACCCCGCAGCTGGACTTTCTTCACCGCCACGGGACGCCGTCCTGTCTTGTGGCACTCGGCGTGCAAGCCGCAAGAGCGTGAGCTTTAGAGAGGAAGTAGACGAGTACTTGCCTGTTTTTAGCAATGACTCTCCCGAGCAGACGCCCGGTGGCCAGGGCGGTCCCCGCTCTGAAGGCTGTGGCTTTGACTTCTCGGCGTACTCCGAGTTCTTGAATTCGGAGCGCACGGCCAACGTTCTGCATCGCCAGGGGATTGACGTGACGTCACCGgatcatgtgtttgttttctccagGGACAATAACATGTGCACCGAGATCGACATGGACAAAACCGTTATCGGACCCTTGCCATTtgaggaagagaaaagagaagtcAGAGAGAACTTTGATGAAGAGGTGAAGGTCCTTGAAAGGCCATCTTGTAGCTCTGGTAGCAGCAGTGAAGCTAGTAAGTACAGCAGCTGTGAAAGCGACCATTACATTACCACCCTTGAGGCTCCTTTGCAAGCCAGACGGATTTCATTCTcagaggacaaggacagcaaaTTAAGAAATACTAAAATCAACAATTGCATTAAGTCACAGAGTTCCATGGACATTAACAATGGTCGTGATGAGTTCAACCGAGATAGTAATGTTGTGATTGAAACTCCCAAAGGCTCAAAATGTTCAGAAACTGCCATTGTGAAGGATGAGCTCGAAACCTTGGCAACTAAACTTACATTGTCAGACAAAATGTCCCAAATCCCAGTTGCATCTGAAATTTGTTGCAGTTCCTCAAGAGATAGTGTAGAAGATTTcctaaaattacagactgaATGCACTCCCAGACCTGGTCTTACTCCAGCATTGGAGGAGGATTTTGATCTGTCCCTGACCCCAAGTCCCTTTGTAACTGGTAGGACACGTTCAAGGCTGAGTCGCTCCTCTTTCAGAACCATCAAGACCCCCGAGAGTCTCCTCTCCAGTTCCTCGCTGTTTGAGCAAACCTTGCCTACACCGATGCGCACACACCGGCAAAACGTAAAGTCGCAAGGCAGTGACACTGTGTTTTATGACACGCCATGTGGTCGTAGTAGAACTCCTGGATTTTCTGGCAAAAGAACTGAGGGTACGTCTGGTGACACATTTGTCAGTAATGAGAGCCAGGAGACTCAAGCTAGCACTCTCAGAGACGATGGAGATCAAAGGGCCTGTGTCAGTGCTAGCCAAGTGGATACCTTCATGATCTGTAAGGAAGTGGCAGACTCTGACAGCCAAGCGGAGACCCTCATCATCTCTAAGATTGACAGAGGTCAAGGGTCATGTTTATCTGCTAGCCAAGCAGACACACTCATTATAACTCCAAGTTTGGCTGAAAAATTCTCATTCACGGAGAGAGAAAATTACAAAATCTCGACACAGACTTTTGAAATTGCTCAAATGGAGCCCACTTATATTAAAGACGTTTTTAAAGGTGGAGAATTTCTAACGGATGATTTGTCCAGTTCCAGCAATTCGTTGACAAATGAGGTAGCGAAAACCTGTGCGCATGTACAGCCAGGTCGCAGCTTTGGATCAAGAGAAGAGGATCCCTGGATGACAGAGGATGCCGCCTCACAGCCAGAATCGTCCTCATCGCCGTCAAGTTCCCAGACTACCTCGTCTTCATCCAGCTCAAGTTATTTCTCTCCGAAGAGAGATCAGCTCCCGTCAACCCCAGGCATGGGATGCACCCCACGCTACAGCGTAAGTCGGCTCTCAGGCTTCCACAAGCCCCAGCGGCTGGCCAACCTCTCCTACACCCCCGGCGGACGCCCTTTGATCCCGGATGTGGAGAAGCCAGTGGATTACCTCTACACGGACACAGAGCAGGGTCACGAATTGATCGAGACTCACGTGCCGCCCACATCGAACACCTCACTGAGCTCTAGCCTGAGCACATCCAGCAGCGAGGAGACGGTGCTGTACGACTGGCGCTCCCTGCAGGTTGCTGGAGGCGCTGCGGCCAATGCGAAGGAGAACCAGCAGCCTGCGACGCTGGCGGAATGGCCAGGGTCCAAAGGGCTGACGGACAAGGAGTTGAGACGCAGGCTTATGGACCTGGGAGAAAGTCCAGGGCCCATTAGTAGTCGCACCCGGCCAGTGTACATGCAGAGGCTGAGACGGTTGCAGCTGGAGTCAGCTGctcaaccaccaccaccaccacagccaTCGGACCAGCCGCATG GTCtggcacaggggcacagtccagagctgtgtgtggcccTGCGGACGTTTGTGCTGCCAGACTGCCAGGCCAATGAGCTCTCACTGTGCCAGCAGTTTGACCAACCAGACCAGAACAGGAAGTGGCGAGAGGGTGTCATCAAGTCCAGCTTCAACTACCTGCTTCTGGATCCCAG AGTAACCAGGAACCTGCCCTGCCGAAGTCATTCAATGACCCCTTCAGAGTGTTTCCAGACGTTCATCAGTGCCATATTCTACGTGGGCAAGGGCAAGCGCTCCCGCCCCTACAGTCACCTCTACGAGGCTCTGGACTACTACAAAGGGGATAAGACCTCTAAG AAACTGTGCTCCAAGGTGAAGCACATCCTCCAGGTGTGGCGCGCCGGGCAGGGGGTCATCTCTTTGCACTGCTTCCAAAATGTTATCCCAGTGGAGGCGTACACACGCGAGGCCTGCATGGTGGATGCCATAG GGTTGAAGATGCTGACCAACCAGAAGCGCGGGGACTACTATGGCGTTGTATCCACCTGGCCAATGAAGAAGAAGCGGGAGCTGGGTGTACACATGCTCTATCGAGCCATGCAGATCTTTTTGGCGGAGGGTGAGAGACAACTCAGGCCTCCTGATATCAGGGTAGGACAGTAG